TTGATGAGGAACGCACATTCGAACTGGATGTGCATAAACTAAAGGATATAACCATCACATTTGGCGAGGGACGGAAGCAGTACATTGCACATAATAATTTCATCGGAAGAGAGTACATAGCCTTTTTCCTTGAAAGGAGCGGTCAACAGGTTAAGGACATTGTATCTCTCCAACAACCATGATGAGGTTGATGAAGAAGATACGATGACCAGGATCATGAAGATAGCCAGGATGACCACGATGATCGAAACAACCAAGATAACAAGGACAGTCAGGATGATGACGGAAGCCAGAATGATGAGGTTGAGCAAGATTATGAGGATGGTCCATTCAATTCTGCAATTTTCTCTCAAAGAATGAACAAGCTTACTCAGGAGGAGACCATGAATGTCATCGCGATGTTACCATCTAGTGTGGCCTTTTTGGGGAAGCCCTTTGTGCACCGTTTAACTAAATCTTCAAAAAATTCATCCTGAGATGTTTTGTACTCTTTCATCTTTTTTTGTTCATAACCAAGTATGGTGAGATGTCTCACATTGCGTGCTCTCTATTTGCTCTTAATGATGGGGATTTCAGAAGTTACATGTGAAGATGTTTCCGCAGTGGACATCCCCGTCGTCGGCACCACTGGAGTACGCCCTGGACCAACAGGGCGTGTCACCAACGTTCAGTACAAGACGGAATCAGACGGGCGCATATCCTTCTATGATTCCGGTTGGCGGTAGTTCATGACAGGAATGAGAGAACTAAGGGTCGACACACTTGTGATAATCACCATAAGGAAGAGCAACCGCAACGACTTGCAGATgatgttggtcgttgaccatgtttAGAAATAAGGTCTAAATCATGAATATATTAGCTGATGAACTGTTAGTTAGTATGTTAAGATGGATGTGATATATTGATGTTTGTTTCTTAAGTCGAACAAATTTGAAGTGTTACTTAATTAGTTTGTCGTTTATTTGCAAAAAATAATTTAAGTCTGGTTCGGTTATATTGAGAATCATATCACTACGTGAATTAACTTTATGGAAGTAATATTTTGTCAACGCACAATGCCAACAATTGGTGTCCTCTTTCGAGCCTAGCCCTCTAGTGGCGGGCGCTAAGGAACAACCGCCACTTCAAACATGACATCTGTGGCGGGCAACAACAGCGACCTATGGCGGTCATTAAATATGCCCGCCACTTGAAGTAATGTACCAATGGCGGGCATGTGCCCGCCACTGATGGCATATTAGCAGTGGTGGGAGAGGTCAGTGGCGGGCTGCCTTGAGAGTCTGGCCCGCCACTGCCGGGCTTTTTGCAGCCGCCACTACTAGGCATTCCAGCAATAGTGGATCTACCGCCTTGACACCTAGAGAAGCCTCTGCATCGCTCGACACCTTACCTCTCACCCGTGTCGTGTCGAAAGGGAAGTCCCCCGCCATTGCCTTCCTTGTGGCCGACATAGGCTTCAATGAGTGTGCCCTTCAGCGGCGGCGAGACAAGAAGGAGCAGGAGGAGGTAGTGGTAGCGGCGAAGGTTTCTTCCCCGAGCCGCCAGAGAGGCGACTAGGTGTCACAAGGTTTTTAATAGATATAAGGTACGGGCATTGTTAAGTACTTCAGTGAGTACTAGTTAAAAAGAGCTATTGATTTTTTTTAAACTCAGAAAATATAGAAAATTTGAAATTCAGTCTCCGGCATGGGCCCTAGGTTCCTTTTGTGTTTTCCACACTCCCCGACCAATTTTCAACTATTAATTGTAAGGAATGACTTACCCATGAATGAATTCTTCATAACATATAGGTCATCATTAGATGCACTTAGATGGATCCCAAACAATAAGTATTTACAAGAATGAATTCTCCATATCTTTATAATTACATGCAAGCAAATCATAAATGGTAAATCCTCATTACAACAAATAAATAAGTCACAAATGATAGATCATCATCATTCCACTTAAATAGATCTCATGTATCGTGCACATGTATACATGTAAATCATTAGTtggaatataaacttcaagtacatGTTGCACTTGATTTAAACATCTTAGCTCTCACCACACACACTGCTCATAATATAATGAAGTGTATAGACACACGATTTGACCCCCCCCCCTAACAAATATCATAGCCAATTCTCGTAGCATATCTATACCTGCTAATAAATTAAATAGAAATTCTTAATCCGTCATGCTATTTTACAGAAAACCTCCTTATGTTTCTGAAATTAACCGGTCGTTCAGTTTTAAGTCAGATTCTTGCTTTTGCATAAAACCCTTGATGTTTCTGACTTTCTGGCAATCAACTCACAGACCAGTTTTAAGTCAGATTTTCGCTTTTGCAGGAAATCTTTTGTTATTTGGGTTAAACACCCCGCAGTACATATCAAATGTCTTTTAAAAATAGTCATAGCTTTTAAACtctaactccaaatttaacatgttatatatggaatgTGATAACAAAAATGTATAGAATctcaatatgatgttattttacctgctAACCATTTTTAAATGCTATTTATTGTGCAACCTTAATCGATAGCACATGATCCGTTTTTCTTTCATACTAGTGCCAATCCGGATTGAAAATGAACACCGACCAAAACCAGGATTGGAGACAAAACAAACCATTTATAACCATGCATGCATGCCTCTGCAAAACATCACAGAAAAAACAGATTTCGCATCTTATGCCGagtgagagacgccttaggattgccAACATTCAAACCCATTGTGATTCTGTGAGCACTGAGTCCACTGTCGGTGAGGCTGGGAAGAAGGAGGATAAGTGGCAACACAGACGAGATGCCATGTGTTGAAATAAAGAATGTGAACCTACTGGGTCTTGAGTCTTGCCTATTTGATTAGGAGGTGTGGTattttttttcttccgttgcaatgcAGGTGCTCTTTTGCTAGTTATTCCCTATATAAAATGAGTATCTACAACGTAGGGATTTACCGAGGGGTGGACACTAAGATAAATGGTTGAGGAGTATTGGGCACCAACATGAGCATCGGTACAGGAATGTGTAAATGATATTTATTTCGTAAAGTGCTGAAGGGCGTAATGGTCGTTTATTTGTTAAGAAGTTAATTATTTGTAAGTGATGGGGCCAATTTTATACGCAACCAAGAATCCCAGCGCAATCCTATACTCTTTTTGTGATAAGGATATGAGCATGCATATGAGATTATTTGCATAAACATGCACAAAATGGGTATCATGGACAATTGATCTAGCGGATGATCAGATCGCGGAGTAGTTTGGTATGTGTCCACGTGTATACACCATGTCTAAACaccatgtactttgcaataaatggGGTAAATACGCAGAAAAGCATTATGTACGACTGcttcctctgtaaacaaatataagagcgtttagataattAAAATAGTGatataaacgcttttatattagtttacgaaggGGAGTATAAGATAAAAGTACATGATTTACATTTGTAAAATACACTAAAGATGGTTCCCATGGCAACTGTGCTAGTCAATTTGAAAACCTATACTATTTCAGCGCTCCTGGCTGATCTGCACATCCTAGTTTTCTCTTCCAAAGCATGCGTATACGTTGGTGTTGTTCCTCCCCTGCCCTGCATATATTCTTGTTTGCGCCTGCTGCAGTGTTGCGTGCCTAACCTACCACGATCGATAATTTAAGTGGCCCAGGCCAAACGGCCGGTCCTTGTTTGCAACTGCAAGGACGTGCTACGGCATAGCCATCCTGAAATCCTTGTTGGTTCTCCCTGCCTGATGGAGGCGGCTCGGCTCGCTACAGCATGACGTCGCGGCGCTTCTTGGGGTTGGCCGCCTCCGGGGCCCCCTTCCTCATCATCGCCACGAACTCCGTGTAGTTGATCCGCCCGTCCTGCAAACGATCAGCCAGGCATCTTCCAACATTGTCACGGCATGAAGAGAGCAGAAGCAGCAGCAGGCGAGAAGCGTCGCGAGTCAACTTACGTGGTCGGCGTCGACCTCCGATATGATGTCCTTGATGTCCCGGCCGTCCATCAGGCCTTTCTCCTTGAGGGCCTGCTCCAGCTCCTCGATCGTGATGTACCCGCTGTTGTCCTTGTCGAAGTACTGGAAGGCGGTGTAGAGGTGCTCCTCCCGGTCCATCCTGTTCATGTGCATCGTCGCCGTGATGAACTCGTCGTAGTCGATCATGCCGTTCCCGTCCGCGTCCGCCTGCGACCACCCATTGCCTAATTAATTATTAAGCGGCAATCCAAGGTGCCAACAAATCTATAAACCGATCTCGCGAGCTCTTCTTACGGCCTCCATCAGCTGCTGGACCTCCGCTTCGGAGAGCTTGGTGCCCTTCTTGGCCAGCCCCTTCCGCAGCTCGTCCACGGTGATGGTGCCGCTGTTGTCCGAGTCCATGCTCTTGAACATCTCCTTCAGCCCCCTGATCTCCTCCTCCGACAAGCACCCCGCGATCACCTGCCAAGCACCATTCCTCGAGCTTTCAGAATTCGGACTTGCTCAACTGGCTTGACTGAAAAAGGATCACAAAGTAAGTAAGCACCCTTAGCGCCGCCTTCTTGAACTGGTTCATAGCTGTGAACTGCTTGAGCCTGCCAAGGACGGCGTTGTCGATCAGCGTGTCGGGCGCCTCGCCGTCCTCTTTTATCCATGGATGGTCTGAACAGCAAAGGAAAAGAAATATTGCAAACATGTATGTATGGATGCAACTTGCAGAGTTGCAGGTGCAGAGCATTGCTGAAAATTCAGAAATGATGACACGCTTACTGAGGACGTCGTGCGCGGAAATCCTCCTCCTGGGGTCGGAGGTGAGCATCTTCCTGACGAGGTCCTTGGCGCCGCCGGAGATGCGCGGCCACGGGTCGCTGTTGAAGTCCACCTGCCCTCTCAGGATGGAGTTGAAGATGCCGTGCTCCGACTGCGCCCAGAAGGGCGGGACGCCGCAGAGCAGGATGTAGAGCATGACGCCGACGCTCCAGATGTCGGCCTGGGGCCCGTAGTTCCGCTTCAGCACCTCCGGCGCGATGTAGTAGGCGCTGCCGACGATGTCCCGGAAGACCTCCCCCTCCTTGAAGAAGACGGAGAGGCCGAAGTCGGTGGCCTTGAGCGGCGCGTTCTCTTCTTTGCTGAGGAGGAGGAAGTTCTCGGGCTTGAGGTCGCGGTGGATGACGCCCATGGTGTGGCAGGTGTGGATGATCCCCATGATGGTGCGGACGAGCGCCGCGGCGGCGCGCTCCGTGTAGTGGCCCTTGGCGATGATCCGGtcgaagagctcgccgccggcgcagAGCTCCATGACCAGGTGCACCGCGTGCTTGTCCTCGTAGGCGCCCTTGAGCTCCACCACCCCGGGCTGGCCCGCCAGGTGGTACATGATCTGCACCTCCCGCCGGACGTCCTCCACGTCCTCCTTGGTGGACAGCTTCCGCTTGCTGATGGTCTTGCACGCCAGCTTCTGGCCCGTCGCCTTCTGCGTGCACAGCGACGTGACGCCGAACTGCCCGCGCCCCAGCTCCTTGCCGACGTTGTAGATGCTCTTGACGTCCTCCATGGGCCGGCCGAGGACGGGGCCGATCGGGGCGGGGGGCTTGACGTGCTGCGGCGCGGTGGAGGGCGACGCGGAGGACGGCCCGCCGGAGCTCCCGCCGTCGGGGCGGGACGAGCCAGAGGCCGCGGGATGGGACTTCCGGAACCACCGGCAGCACATGGCCATTGCCGGCGCGGGGGGTGCTCGCCGGCGAGCGGAACGTGCCGGGAACTTGGGGATGGTTCCCAGGTAGGCATTGGGCGCGTGCGCCGAGGAATTTGGGGGGCGCCGCTAAAAGGGAGGCGGGGAGGGAATGGCGGGAAGGCAACGGCTTCGTGCGTCGGCTTCGGTTTTTGCCTTTTTGCCCAGGACAGAAAAATAACGGACGCTTCCGTATGCTTATATCCACTTGGATCAAATGTCGTCACCTTTGGAAACTTTGCATACTTCGTATGTTATATAATTTTTTGGGGGTAAACCAAGTTTATTATTCACCAAAATCCACATAATGTGGGATACAAATTTGATCATGGGATTCGCCAAACAAAACGTGGCGTTCTAGACCTAAAGAAAATGCAAACTTGGCTAAACTATGAGCCTCGTAATTAACTACATGACTTTCAAAAATAAATTTACAACTAAAAAAAGAAGTTTGAAGTTTGATTTCGCTGATAATTGCGACGTCCGTCTTTGAGGATGGCTCTGACTACCTCCTTTGCATCCGAAGCTACCACAAAATGATGTAAGTTGAGATTTTGTGCAAGGGCTAGGGCCTCCTCCCTGCAAGCTAAGCTACCTAAGTATGTACCATTTTCATCTCCAATGACAAGAGCTGAGCTACCTAAGTATGTACCATTTTCATCTCTACAAACAGCTGCGGCCGTCCCCCCTACTCCCTTGCGGCATCCGGCAACAACAGTATTTTTGCATGACCCGTCGGCGGAGCTCTAGGGCGCTGATTAGATAGTAGTCTGGCCTTGAGGGGAGGAACGACTATTTTATGTGATCAAGTCCAGCTCCTCAATGAACCTACTAATGAAACAATGGATGGATTGGGGGCTCTGAAAATACCCTCTTGAATGGCCTTGCGCCGCGCTGCCCATATCGCCCAAAGAGTGACAGAAAAGCTTGACGAATATACCATGTGATAATAATTCCATGAGGGTAAATAGCCACTGTTTTGCATTAGGCTGTGTAGTTGTCACCAGGTTTTGCGCTAAATCCTCATTCACCAAGGCCCATGAGCACCTAAACATCGTGCATTCCAGAAGGGAGTGCCTCCATGAGTTGGGTGAACCGCACATCCCACGGGAATCCGAGTCTGTCATATGCCGATGTGCTCTAATGTCATTAGTCGGTATAGAAAGTTCGGACTGTCTCCAAAGAAACATTCGAACCTTGGCTAGGACATGCACTTTCCATAGGCTTTCCCAGGATTCTTCTTCAGTGGCAACAGTAGAGAACCCGGCTCTATTTTCCAGCCAAGCCTCTCTCCTCTGTCACGTAGCAACTAGCATACGGCATGGGGACTTAACGAAAAAAATCGTTCTTCTCATGGCTCCTACTCCAAAAGTCCTCAATGTTCGTCGTGCATAGGGGAATTCCAAGGATTACACGTGCATCCATTGGCATGAAGACCGACTCAACTTTCTGTCTATCCCAAGTCGTAGGAATTAGGAACTTTTTTTCAAGCGAACAATTCGGCCCCCTTGAGGGTTCGATGGAACGAACGTTTATGTTCGCTGGAACCAAACCCACAGGTTGAACCGCCTCCCTCTCTGTACGATGTTCTCCTAAGGTGCCCAGTTAAGCCAGAAAAGCAAGTTTACCAGTACTATTACTAAGCCTAAAAAATGTTATTTGGACCTTTCTTTGAAtagctcagaaaaaaacaaaatgcCATGACACTTATAATAAAAATGCCATCATATTAAAATGGACCGGATAAAAATGCCTTCAAAATTAAGTTTGCAATGGCTTGATAATGCAAAACGATTTGTTAGTGGGGATATGTTCATACAAAAGTTTGGCATGTCTTAGATTTAAATATCTTATACAGATAAAAGGTAGCAATGATGTTTATACACAAAAGGGAATGTCCTAATTCGCCATTGTTTCATAAAAATGATGGGAAAAAAGATTGAAAGAAAAATTGTCATGCTCTAGTGAATAAATCTACCACATATTTTAGAAAACACAAGTGTGTGATAAGTAACTAAAAATGGCATGCTTGTAGGAAAAAGTTATACTACATTAAGTTCATAATATGCCATGATGTTGAAATACACTTCTTGGCAATGTAATGTAAAATATTTGTCATGGTATGGGTCTAGAAAATAGTGAGTACCTAAAATTTCTCATGGATGTAACTAGACAAGGTCCAGTTGCAATTGCCATAGTCCAAAAAAGTTTGAATACATAACTTGCCATGGTCATAGAAAGTAAAAAAATGGACAGGCTTTTTTTGGTAAATAGTCACAACGAAATTAAGATGAAACCTTTTCTGTAGACATGGCAAATTTTGACAAATATTTGTAGTTGTCATCACATAGTAGATATATCAAAAAAAAAGGGTTTCAAGAAAAGTAATGGcaaaaaaattatgaaaatatTCATGTAAAAAACTCTAATTTTCCATGGTGTGTATACTTAATTTGCCATGCTACCTACAAAAAAACACCATGGTCTAATTAATTTTTTTGCCATGGTCTAATTAAAAAATTTCCATGGACTAAATAATGAA
The sequence above is a segment of the Triticum dicoccoides isolate Atlit2015 ecotype Zavitan chromosome 1A, WEW_v2.0, whole genome shotgun sequence genome. Coding sequences within it:
- the LOC119314175 gene encoding calcium-dependent protein kinase 14-like, with translation MAMCCRWFRKSHPAASGSSRPDGGSSGGPSSASPSTAPQHVKPPAPIGPVLGRPMEDVKSIYNVGKELGRGQFGVTSLCTQKATGQKLACKTISKRKLSTKEDVEDVRREVQIMYHLAGQPGVVELKGAYEDKHAVHLVMELCAGGELFDRIIAKGHYTERAAAALVRTIMGIIHTCHTMGVIHRDLKPENFLLLSKEENAPLKATDFGLSVFFKEGEVFRDIVGSAYYIAPEVLKRNYGPQADIWSVGVMLYILLCGVPPFWAQSEHGIFNSILRGQVDFNSDPWPRISGGAKDLVRKMLTSDPRRRISAHDVLNHPWIKEDGEAPDTLIDNAVLGRLKQFTAMNQFKKAALRVIAGCLSEEEIRGLKEMFKSMDSDNSGTITVDELRKGLAKKGTKLSEAEVQQLMEAADADGNGMIDYDEFITATMHMNRMDREEHLYTAFQYFDKDNSGYITIEELEQALKEKGLMDGRDIKDIISEVDADHDGRINYTEFVAMMRKGAPEAANPKKRRDVML